The Ictalurus furcatus strain D&B chromosome 5, Billie_1.0, whole genome shotgun sequence genome includes a region encoding these proteins:
- the LOC128607593 gene encoding proline-rich transmembrane protein 3, translated as MKVDLTAHSLSPNNRINGGPSHTQRSTVRPVTTVPTQKIGRYSEKEPTTFIPIKQDSGGTTIAEAETMHQKSITYTNKEDWLMSTKFLPTVVTLVKPSIDSDDAVQAQTSNTFLTTVSTTHIKPTVGLLLQATASTATLPKKPFTSVHSPVVAHRMNTSGADLGATQGSTTATGHQSKESPSTTPSFKGTTTLFYTNMTDLQLRTLPQRETPANMTTPHLKSTTQLTSTTTITNQKSEGAASQEAGSTTRSQQTAGLKPSKSTTKQQSTADTATSESTTRGRGRLLPVDSDERHVDKEHSLSRGNIPSVKPGHTPPANSCATGLGLCSSPEPPNTLSEIATSNRTLLVWADLSRTLSFAWELHVFGSAALFLLLTAGSALGLALAPSMHCPHRGALALTNGLLLLTGAIRAIYFLVDPYGSRLLLPLSVTTALYTLPLPLLIWAHSAMVVLVLKGAEVVLLPPPLQHPPLLAVMAILQCTLLLAADLLSPALSPAVPVVLQSLTLTAGLVLCVGYIFLVLPRLSNVQVGHTRDKGLGRSKMRVLVRVLAGCALLGALCCLLHAYTCFWLYGLLGDRRHFRWAWWLVQFWARLLELTWAFCLLVLSSWVFWRPRGGQTGRASGQGVGAAGDLNSSCSSSSSSDTHTCWAKIVQSLKGRPCRKSDSNGVGGASGGGVAGELPNNWAGQERSGVDISKSLIRNRDPPKESNRGRNQRSIEGSSGSLLRLQALSQPRQCSLSSSLDQEKESAISLYDFDLRPPTPIDLTRSIDEALHREHLFRGGSLFHPLGPPSPPPSPETWMRRNSDPQIMLSESSDEHTMLTESSAGLNRSIPSTVPSRQVTAPPTPTHQGPRWTSQAPVPSSISCPISLHPSPSMGRALSPSTDDTRPFLTPDLDKVGSDNGGERSYLRVSRHDDSASVTSDIIDL; from the exons ATGAAAGTTGACCTTACAGCACATTCCCTATCACCAAACAACAGAATCAATGGTGGACCCAGCCATACTCAACGTTCCACAGTTCGGCCTGTTACCACAGTACCCACCCAAAAGATTGGAAGATATTCTGAAAAGGAACCAACTACATTTATACCCATCAAACAAGATTCTGGTGGAACTACAATAGCAGAGGCAGAGACAATGCACCAAAAGTCAATTACTTACACCAATAAAGAAGACTGGCTAATGTCAACAAAATTTCTCCCCACTGTAGTTACCTTAGTAAAGCCATCAATTGACTCTGATGATGCTGTCCAAGCCCAGACGTCTAATACCTTTCTGACAACTGTGTCCACCACTCATATAAAGCCTACTGTTGGCTTACTGCTTCAGGCCACAGCCTCCACTGCTACACTGCCCAAGAAACCATTCACATCAGTACATTCCCCGGTGGTTGCTCATAGGATGAACACTAGTGGGGCTGATCTAGGAG CTACGCAAGGCAGTACCACTGCAACAGGACATCAATCAAAAGAAAGTCCATCAACGACACCATCATTTAAAGGAACCACTACCCTATTCTATACAAACATGACCGATCTTCAGCTGAGGACACTACCACAAAGAGAAACCCCAGCCAACATGACTACACCGCACCTGAAAAGCACAACACAGCTAACAAGCACAACGACGATAACCAATCAGAAGTCAGAAGGAGCTGCATCTCAAGAAGCAGGCTCTACCACACGCAGCCAGCAAACAGCGGGGCTCAAACCTTcaaaaagcacaacaaaacaGCAAAGCACAGCAG ATACAGCTACTTCTGAAAGTACAACTCGTGGACGTGGACGTTTGCTACCGGTGGACAGTGATGAGAGACATGTAGATAAAGAGCATTCTCTATCTCGGGGGAATATCCCATCAGTTAAACCTGGACATACCCCTCCTGCAAATTCCTGTGCCACTGGTTTGGGCCTCTGCTCTTCTCCTGAACCCCCAAACACACTCAGTGAAATTGCCACCTCAAACCGGACCTTGTTGGTGTGGGCTGACCTGAGCCGCACGTTGTCGTTTGCCTGGGAGCTGCATGTTTTTGGCTCTGCTGCCCTCTTCCTGCTTCTCACTGCTGGGTCTGCTTTGGGTTTAGCCCTggctcccagcatgcactgccCTCACCGTGGGGCTCTAGCACTCACTAATGGCCTCCTGCTCCTCACGGGTGCAATCCGAGCCATTTACTTCCTGGTTGATCCCTATGGTTCTCGTCTGCTCTTGCCATTATCAGTCACCACAGCCCTGTACACATTACCCTTGCCTCTGTTAATATGGGCGCATTCTGCAATGGTGGTGCTGGTGCTAAAAGGGGCTGAGGTGGTTTTGCTGCCTCCACCTCTTCAGCACCCACCTCTTCTGGCTGTGATGGCCATTCTCCAATGTACTTTACTGCTAGCTGCTGACCTTCTGTCACCTGCACTGTCACCTGCTGTACCTGTTGTCCTTCAAAGCCTTACCTTGACTGCTGGGTTGGTACTGTGTGTGGGTTACATATTCCTGGTTCTGCCACGGCTCTCCAATGTCCAGGTAGGCCATACCAGAGATAAAGGGCTTGGTAGATCGAAGATGAGAGTACTGGTACGTGTGCTAGCAGGGTGTGCTCTTCTCGGGGCACTGTGCTGTCTGTTGCATGCTTACACCTGCTTTTGGCTGTATGGACTGCTAGGGGACAGGCGCCACTTCCGCTGGGCTTGGTGGCTGGTTCAGTTCTGGGCACGACTGCTTGAACTTACATGGGCCTTCTGTCTGTTGGTGCTAAGCTCCTGGGTTTTCTGGAGACCTAGAGGGGGTCAGACAGGGAGAGCTTCAGGACAGGGAGTGGGTGCCGCAGGTGACCTAAACTCGTCCTGCTCATCCTCCAGTTCTTCAGATACACACACTTGCTGGGCAAAGATTGTGCAGAGCCTGAAGGGGAGGCCTTGTAGGAAATCTGACAGCAATGGGGTGGGAGGGGCCAGTGGTGGTGGGGTTGCAGGGGAGCTGCCTAATAACTGGGCAGGGCAGGAACGCTCAGGTGTAGACATCAGCAAGAGCCTTATAAGAAACCGAGACCCACCCAAAGAAAGTAACCGTGGACGCAACCAGAGAAGCATTGAGGGGTCATCTGGGTCATTGCTAAGGTTGCAGGCACTCAGTCAACCACGCCAGTGCTCACTGAGCAGCAGTCTGGACCAGGAAAAAGAATCAGCCATCTCACTTTACGACTTTGACTTGCGTCCTCCAACCCCAATTGACCTGACCCGCAGTATTGACGAGGCATTGCACCGAGAGCATCTGTTCAGGGGTGGCAGCCTATTCCATCCTCTGGGACCCCCATCACCACCTCCATCTCCTGAGACTTGGATGCGCAGGAATAGCGATCCTCAAATTATGCTCTCAGAGAGCAGTGATGAGCATACTATGCTGACTGAGTCCTCTGCTGGCTTAAACCGCTCCATCCCCAGCACTGTCCCAAGCCGGCAGGTAACAGCTCCTCCTACACCCACCCATCAAGGCCCACGctggacctctcaagctcctgTGCCTTCTTCCATTTCCTGCCCCATCTCCCTGCACCCCTCCCCTAGTATGGGCCGAGCCCTGAGTCCCAGCACAGACGATACCAGACCATTCCTCACCCCTGACCTAGATAAGGTAGGGTCAGACAACGGAGGGGAGAGGAGCTACTTGAGAGTCAGTCGCCACGATGACTCAGCGAGTGTCACCAGTGACATAATCGATCTTTGA
- the LOC128607596 gene encoding cytosolic sulfotransferase 3-like isoform X2, producing the protein MEGLDFSSLTSQPELFEFKGISMTHFFTDDWENVQNFQARPDDILVATYPKAGTTWVSYILDLIYFGNTAPERQSSIPIYLRVPFLEAVIPETPTGVELANNLPTTPRLIKTHLPVQLVPKSFWEQNCRVVYVARNAKDNAVSYFHFDRMNEVQPDPGDWNNYLQTFMDGKTVFGPWYDHVCGYWEKKQTYSNLHYMFFEDMVESTDREVEQLCSFLGLSTPTEERQRIIKNVHFDVMKQNKMTNYSTASVMDFTISPFMRKGKVGDWKNHFTVAQNEQFDKHYKQKMKNSTLKFRTEI; encoded by the exons ATGGAAGGATTGGATTTTTCTTCG TTGACCAGTCAACCAGAATTGTTTGAATTCAAAGGCATCTCTATGACCCATTTCTTCACTGATGATTGGGAAAATGTTCAGAACTTCCAGGCAAGACCAGACGACATCCTCGTGGCTACTTACCCCAAAGCAG GCACCACCTGGGTTTCCTACATCTTGGACCTAATTTATTTTGGCAATACAGCACCAGAGCGTCAGTCCTCAATACCCATCTACTTGCGAGTGCCTTTCCTTGAGGCGGTTATTCCTGAGACACCTACAG GGGTTGAACTAGCAAATAATCTACCCACAACCCCACGACTCATCAAAACTCATCTACCTGTTCAGTTGGTGCCCAAGTCCTTCTGGGAACAGAACTGCAGG GTCGTCTATGTAGCTCGCAATGCCAAAGACAATGCTGTGTCTTATTTCCATTTTGATCGTATGAATGAAGTACAACCTGATCCAGGAGACTGGAACAATTATCTACAGACGTTCATGGATGGAAAAA CTGTGTTTGGACCTTGGTATGATCATGTGTGTGGTTACTGGGAGAAGAAGCAGACCTACTCCAATCTTCACTACATGTTCTTTGAGGATATGGTGGAG AGCACTGATCGTGAGGTGGAGCAGCTGTGCTCTTTCCTTGGCTTATCTACACCaacagaagagagacagagaattaTAAAAAATGTCCACTTTGATGTCATGAAGCAAAACAAGATGACCAACTACTCTACAGCCTCAGTCATGGATTTTACGATCTCACCATTTATGCGCAAAG GTAAAGTTGGAGATTGGAAGAATCACTTCACCGTGGCTCAGAATGAGCAGTTTGACAAACACTATAAACAGAAGATGAAGAACTCGACTTTAAAGTTCCGCACAGAGATTTAG
- the LOC128607596 gene encoding cytosolic sulfotransferase 3-like isoform X1 — translation MEGLDFSSMKLTSQPELFEFKGISMTHFFTDDWENVQNFQARPDDILVATYPKAGTTWVSYILDLIYFGNTAPERQSSIPIYLRVPFLEAVIPETPTGVELANNLPTTPRLIKTHLPVQLVPKSFWEQNCRVVYVARNAKDNAVSYFHFDRMNEVQPDPGDWNNYLQTFMDGKTVFGPWYDHVCGYWEKKQTYSNLHYMFFEDMVESTDREVEQLCSFLGLSTPTEERQRIIKNVHFDVMKQNKMTNYSTASVMDFTISPFMRKGKVGDWKNHFTVAQNEQFDKHYKQKMKNSTLKFRTEI, via the exons ATGGAAGGATTGGATTTTTCTTCG ATGAAGTTGACCAGTCAACCAGAATTGTTTGAATTCAAAGGCATCTCTATGACCCATTTCTTCACTGATGATTGGGAAAATGTTCAGAACTTCCAGGCAAGACCAGACGACATCCTCGTGGCTACTTACCCCAAAGCAG GCACCACCTGGGTTTCCTACATCTTGGACCTAATTTATTTTGGCAATACAGCACCAGAGCGTCAGTCCTCAATACCCATCTACTTGCGAGTGCCTTTCCTTGAGGCGGTTATTCCTGAGACACCTACAG GGGTTGAACTAGCAAATAATCTACCCACAACCCCACGACTCATCAAAACTCATCTACCTGTTCAGTTGGTGCCCAAGTCCTTCTGGGAACAGAACTGCAGG GTCGTCTATGTAGCTCGCAATGCCAAAGACAATGCTGTGTCTTATTTCCATTTTGATCGTATGAATGAAGTACAACCTGATCCAGGAGACTGGAACAATTATCTACAGACGTTCATGGATGGAAAAA CTGTGTTTGGACCTTGGTATGATCATGTGTGTGGTTACTGGGAGAAGAAGCAGACCTACTCCAATCTTCACTACATGTTCTTTGAGGATATGGTGGAG AGCACTGATCGTGAGGTGGAGCAGCTGTGCTCTTTCCTTGGCTTATCTACACCaacagaagagagacagagaattaTAAAAAATGTCCACTTTGATGTCATGAAGCAAAACAAGATGACCAACTACTCTACAGCCTCAGTCATGGATTTTACGATCTCACCATTTATGCGCAAAG GTAAAGTTGGAGATTGGAAGAATCACTTCACCGTGGCTCAGAATGAGCAGTTTGACAAACACTATAAACAGAAGATGAAGAACTCGACTTTAAAGTTCCGCACAGAGATTTAG
- the LOC128607595 gene encoding cytosolic sulfotransferase 2-like, with product MDLSRPKLFDFHGVSMTHVFTDNWDKVHNFKAKPDDIVVATYPKAGTTWLCYILDLLYFHQTCPEREKSLPIYERVPFLELIYPPYPTGTDMADTLPTSPRLIKTHLPVQFLPKSFWEQNCRIVYVARNAKDNVVSYFHFDRMERIQPEPGDWNSFLQRFKDGKMVFGSWYDHVCGWWEKKQTYSKIHYMFYEDLVEDTGRELKNLCSFLGLSTSEEERKKIIECVQFDVMKANPMTNLTDDQTLDFSVSQFLRKGKVGDWKNHFTVAQNEQFDEHYKQKMKNTTLQFRTEI from the exons ATGGATCTGTCGCGTCCAAAGCTGTTTGACTTCCATGGTGTGTCTATGACACATGTTTTCACGGACAACTGGGACAAAGTCCATAACTTCAAAGCTAAACCCGATGATATTGTTGTTGCCACTTATCCCAAAGCAG GCACCACTTGGCTCTGCTACATTCTTGACCTACTGTATTTTCATCAGACGTGTCCTGAGCGTGAAAAATCTCTCCCAATCTATGAGAGAGTGCCATTTTTAGAGTTGATCTATCCACCCTATCCTACAG GAACAGACATGGCAGATACACTGCCTACCTCTCCTCGCCTCATCAAAACTCATCTGCCTGTTCAATTTCTACCCAAGTCCTTCTGGGAGCAGAACTGCAGG ATAGTTTATGTTGCTCGCAATGCTAAGGACAATGTTGTTTCCTATTTCCACTTTGACCGCATGGAGAGAATACAACCCGAGCCAGGAGACTGGAACAGTTTCTTACAAAGATTCAAAGATggaaaga TGGTGTTCGGCTCCTGGTATGACCATGTGTGTGGATGGTGGGAAAAGAAACAGACGTACTCCAAAATCCACTACATGTTCTATGAGGATCTGGTGGAG GATACTGGCCGTGAGCTCAAAAACCTTTGCTCCTTTCTTGGTTTATCCACATCtgaagaagagaggaagaaaatcaTAGAATGTGTTCAGTTTGATGTCATGAAGGCGAATCCTATGACTAATCTCACTGATGATCAAACACTAGACTTCAGTGTCTCTCAATTCCTGCGTAAAG GTAAAGTCGGTGACTGGAAGAATCACTTCACTGTGGCTCAGAATGAGCAGTTTGATGAACACTACAagcagaaaatgaagaacacaaCTTTACAGTTCCGCACAGAGATTTAG